tttttttttatttcaacgtAACGGCAGTGATATTGGTGCAATTACGGTATTGTTGGTTCTCATGTGATATATGAAATGATCcagtaaatacattttatacgGCAAGACGAAATTGTAGGCAATGGCTGTCTGCGAGCAGCAAGTTAAGTCCTTTTAGAAATAAGGCATAATATTACTAACAAATCTCACAACAGTACATTGGCTTACCTCTGCGCTTTTGAAGATGGTGTAATCCCTACGCCAAGACGTTAGGTATTTATTAAGATGAAATGATACAAAACGGGCGCAACCATGCTGATCACGTGAGCCGGCAGCCATTACACCAACGTTCTTCAGACATTCACCCAGCTCCACGGTCTCTGTACGGGTGCTGTTCCGAATGCAAAGCTTGTCATTTGGTAGAGCTTTTTCGACGAAACGCCAAAGCGCCGCTTTACTAAGCACATAGCCAGCATTAGCGGAAATGTGATCCTAgaagaattatttatttagcgCTTTACTTTATAAAatcaatgtatatatatattcaaataGATATGATTGTCTTTCACGAATATTATTAACCTTCATGGATATATTGTACCATAGAGGTCCAATCatattttatacacaaattttCTTCTTATTACTTTTGCAATCTTCGTTATTAATCTGGATTCCTGCCTTAACTCAGAACCCaatcaattaatatattttttaactgtacttttactttacttttactttactttacccTTAACCTCAATTCATATAGAATTAAACTTTACTTTAGCTTTTCCAGGGTAGAGGAAAGGTCTACAGAGCTTTAATATGGAAAACTCTCCAAAAATTATCGTACAATCACATAGCTTTATTAACACTGACTTTCTCCAAAGTCAAATCTTCCTCACTagttaatatattttcgaaaacatttataATATGAGATTGCAGACTTTTCACTTATTCCAAAAATACCTTAACTTTGTGCCCGAAATATATAGGCGTCTCCGGCGAATAGGTATGGAGAAAGTATCgcatattttccataattgcataactgaaattaaaaattaatttttaccatCGAAAAGCCTTTGGTCTAAACATCACTACTCACGTCCTATCATCCGCCCTAAAGAACCAATCCGCTTCGTCCAAATGGTTTGCGTGTATATATTTAAGCACCGCCTGTATTTTTGACCATGAATTTAACGAGTCTTCCTGCCTAATTCCCAATTCTTGATCATTCTGCCAGCTCACAAAGATTAGTTTATTGCAGCGTCGTCCCCATGTACGTTTTACATGCTGTGCTCTAGATTTATGATGCTCCCGATTTGTCACGATCCAACAGAGCACACGTACCGCTTGACTCAGGTCTGTCGGTATGCTGTTATTATCGTTTTTCATCGCAACCATGTGACTCTGCCTATAGCGTGTATTAGCTTGGATGAGTTCGCGGCGATATGGGCGCCAAAACGAAACGACTACGGCTAGCAGGGCGCCAATAACCAGACCCGTGATGAAATGTACCAGCAAACGTCGTTTCCTCACCGGCATAGAGGTTTCAGCGGCCATTATtaagaattaataataatattttaacagcaatttttttaaattatagccgagtttagtAAACTTTGACTGTCAGTTATCTAGTGAtaaacgaaatttttcaaatagagCCGCAGTCTTCGAAGCATTGCATTAAGTAAAAGTCTGCAATATAATATGAACccataaacaaaattaattgcaccaaaaataccaaaaacagctgttatatCTAGCAATAAGGGAGAAAAAGTATTTGTGCAGAACCGAATATTATATACTGCCGCGTTTCAACACATAACATTAGGTACTAAACTTAATTAGATACTTGGTACCATTTTGCGTTGGCAACACTGCCGCATTAAAAACTCATCTTAAAACAAGCCCAGGCCCGGAagccatatttttttatttataaaaaaattgcagaaaccctctctacatttttacaattttagagAACATTTTGCATCTGGCAGTCTTTGATTTTCCCCAAATTGGAACTGGTGAATCGAAcaaaaaattggtataaaacaagaaaaaacgttaacttcggctgcaccgaagctaatataccctttccaggtgtatttcttttagtaactatgtgcccaggtgtatggaagctatatgctatactaaaCCGATCTGAACTGTTTTtgtggagattatattgttaccttaagcagtaatccatgccaaatttcgtgaagatgccacgtcaaatgcaaaagttttccatataagcccttgactccgatcgttcagtttgtatggcagctatatgctacagttaaccgatctgaacaatttctttggagattatattgttgccttagaaaataacatataccaaatttcgtgaatatatcctgtcaaatgtgaaagatgtccatacaagaacttgattccgatcgttcagtttgtatggcagcaatatgctatagtaagccgaactaaacaatttcttcctatattacataattatcttagaaaataacctgtgccaacttttgtgaagagacattgttaaatgtgaaagttttccacacaagaacttgattccgatcgttcagtttgtatgaaccATGACgtgaaaatgacgtttacaaaatttcaaaacgatatcttaaaaactgagggactaattcgtatatatacagacagacggacatggctaaatcgactcagctcaacatactgatcatttatatatatactttatagggtctccgacacttccttccgggtgttacaaacttcgtgacaaacttaatataccctattcagggtataataaataaacagacAAATGAATATATAACGAATAGCAAAAAATTACACTACTACAATGAGGTAGATACACCTAGTTGTCATCGATTGGAACTCAACTGGATCACAAGGGTTTTGCCctcacaaataaatttttcgtaaataaaGTAGCGCTCTTGCATAGTAAACAGGCAGGTGGCACACGAAAAGCGACTATTAATACGTAATACTTTATGTACTCGACGTTATGCGCTGGTataaaatatcattattttattttcaaacaaaatcaaGTCAAAAGTCGAGTTATTGTCAAGAAATTTAAGGCAActgttcaaatataaataataatatatgttaaTACTTTCGATTCATAATTGCATTAAGCAAGTCGAGTGTATAATATTcaacttttttgaataattattatatGCCAATGTTATTTGAGAATAAcatataccatctgatcaaatttggaACAACCCGGTCtgacaaaaaatgtaatttttatacaattccTTATTGCCGCCTACAAAATAGGCTTCTGAGCCAATAAAAGACTCTGATGACCTTCGGTGCTTTTTTATCTTTTGCGACCCTGGAAATGTGCTGAGTCAATCCATCAGAGACGTTGAGATCTTCTGCTATCACTGTAATGCCAATacaacgattttcaagcactgtttcttggACGTACTGGATATTATCATCATTAAAGGGATGGATGAATGGACGATAGGTATGACGTAGTTTTTGCGACTGCGCATGAACCGATGGTGGCTCTACGCTAGCCAGTCTCCCACGAAGCCCATCTataacacaagaggatacgggaaCACCGACCAGTTCTAGgttgcctttccttgctagctcattaGCTTTACAATTTTCTGTGATTCTGCTGcggcctggcacccataccagtcttatcacaaagataCTCGATCTTTTAGATAGCGCGGTTAGACACACATTAACCGCACTTTTAATGAGTTCATGGACAATATCACCGAAGGTTTGGACAGCGACTGGAAAGTTTTGCCACATTGCTTAAATAAACGTTCAACCTCATTTCAAAGAGATCACTGACTTAGTCTTAAACGCTCAATTAAACATTCGAGTATACTGTGCTATCTAAAACCTTTTCTTTACGGATTTACCTCCAAAGGCATTGCACATGAAGTGAGAGCAAATAAACAGAATTTTAGAAAGACCTACCACTACGAAAATTATAACAACagataaatgtaattttaaatatttatactgCAAATATGTCGATCTTGAATACGAGCTTTGGATGTAAATGACatgattttaaagaataaaatagataaataaaatagGCTTGAAGTGTCTTGAAGTTTTCGTCGCTTATAAACACAAACCTCATATGAGAATAGCTTTCGTATTGTGCTGTTTACTAATTATTTTGGAGAAGTCAAAGCACTCTAAACCCAGCAGTCAGCTgttcaaatattattcaaaatacgCTCAACAAAATTCTGAAATGAGCTATGCTTCTTTATTAGAAACCATATTTCTCCTATTCAACTACCTGCGAGAAATACTGCAAACTATTTAGGGTTCTCATTAAAGTCTCAAAAAACTGACAAAGAAACTAACTGTGCTCATAACAACCGAAGTTTGTGCGACTCTGCTAGTTTCGCTTTAACTTGTCGTCactaaacaaaaatgtatatttttgccGCGAAAAATTCATGAAACAGTAGCAAGGCAAAGGCAGAGGCGGCAGCAAGTAGCCAGAATAATAATTCGCATATTTTCGCAGCACCGCAAATCTTTCTGGCTTTTCGGAGACCGACGTACATAAGCAGCAGCGTGTGTGTGGCTACTCGCTGTGAAAGTAAACTCGTTAACATGCAAAATTATGCAGGATTTAAATTACTTGCGCTGCCAAAGAGCTAAGGCTACAGCCAGATCCAGCTTTAGCACTAACCAAccaaccagcaacaacaacatatccccaacatatgcatacataattaACTCGCGAGCGAATGCAGGCGCAGGAAAAAACATGTTGCAGAAAGAATTTGCGTAAATAAGTCGAAATAGGATAAGCAGAAGAGAGTGAATAACTTAGGATTTCGAGCAGTCGctatgaaattaaaaacttgTCGAGAATGACACGAATGTTAAGTTAGTTGGTAAAAAATTTGCTTGTAGGGAAGGATGTAACTGGTGAAGGTATAGTTTATTTCGGACCAAAGACGATACGAAAGAGTAAACTGacagttattttttgaaaaaattcgcgTAATAGGATTTCTTCGTCCCTTCTATTATCATCAACTGTAACTTTTTAAAGACAGcaagttgaaaattttcagaactTTTAAAAATGTAGACATCATTCGACTTAAAATATAGTATGATCCATTTAGAGGTTCCctacctttttaaagaaaaaacatagaaactttaaatttaagggagcatgtttattattattcgaaaaaattttttggcatttattttttgtagattatctttttcaaatgttggccgc
The sequence above is drawn from the Bactrocera tryoni isolate S06 chromosome 1, CSIRO_BtryS06_freeze2, whole genome shotgun sequence genome and encodes:
- the LOC120774107 gene encoding glycoprotein-N-acetylgalactosamine 3-beta-galactosyltransferase 1-like, giving the protein MAAETSMPVRKRRLLVHFITGLVIGALLAVVVSFWRPYRRELIQANTRYRQSHMVAMKNDNNSIPTDLSQAVRVLCWIVTNREHHKSRAQHVKRTWGRRCNKLIFVSWQNDQELGIRQEDSLNSWSKIQAVLKYIHANHLDEADWFFRADDRTYAIMENMRYFLHTYSPETPIYFGHKVKDHISANAGYVLSKAALWRFVEKALPNDKLCIRNSTRTETVELGECLKNVGVMAAGSRDQHGCARFVSFHLNKYLTSWRRDYTIFKSAEDLTCCSQTAIAYNFVLPYKMYLLDHFIYHMRTNNTVIAPISLPLR